The DNA sequence TCTTTCGCACTATAATGCCCGATCTGCACCTAATCTTGCCTATGGATTTCCAGGTTGGACGTGTATTAGTGTCAACAATGAAGTAGCTCATGGGATTCCGTCAGAGAAAACCATATTGCAGGAAGGTGATCTGGTAAATATTGATGTATCTGCTGAATTGAATGGGTATTGGTCAGATAACGGAGGATCGTTTGTATTGGGACAAGATATTCACAATCACACCAATTTGGTAGAGGCTTCCCGCAAGATTTTATACAAGGCGATTCAACACATTCGGGGAGGGGTTAAAATCGCAGATATTGGAAACCTAATTGAAAAAGAAGCCCATATGTCAGGGTATAAAGTTATTCGGAATCTGGCGGGTCATGGCATTGGACGGAGCCTGCACGAAGAACCTAGTGATATTGTATGTTATTACGATCGGTTTAATAAAACCCGATTTAAAAAGAATTCAGTTGTGGCTATTGAAACATTCATTTCAACAAAAGCCTCCCATGCCTATGATAAAGGTGACGGCTGGACGCTGGTCACAAAGGATAAAAGCTTTGTGGCACAACATGAACATACTATTCTGATAACAGATGGGAAACCTATCATTTTAACGGAAGCAAACCATATCTGGAACTAACCTGTATTCTCTAGCAATATAGATGTGGAGGAGTAATAGGTATGGATTTATAACAAAAACATCCTTGCGTTTAATTCACGACAGCCGATTGTTTGCGGTGAATTCCGATCACTTTTGTTGGTTGCGGTGAATAATACGCAAGAGCCAGAGTGACCAGAGTTCTAGTCAAAAAAATTTTTGTCGTGAGTTATGCGCAAAACAAAAAATGATTGGAACTCCGGTCAAACTCAAAACTGCCGTGAGTTATGGTCAAAACCTTCTTTTATGGTGGGGCAACTGAGACAAACCCAAACAAGAGCCTTGCTGTGAACAATGCGCAAACTAAAAGTAATCGGAACTCCAGTTACAATTAAAACTGATTGGAGTTATATGCAAGTTGATCACTGATAAGTTGACCAGCCTTGTCTTCTTCAAAAAAGTTTTTGCATAGAACCACGTTCAGCTATCGGCAGCATAAAAGGAGTAGCTTAAAGAAGTCATATCCTCATGGACTATCTGATATATTTTCTAAGAAGAGAAACATTCAGCCTTTTCAACATAAGGAGTGAGTTCAAAGGCTTCTGCCAGTAATTCATAGGAGCGAATCCGGTCAGCGAAATCATAGGTAATGGTTGCAGCAACGATTTCATCTACCTCATAATCCATAGCCAGTTGCTCAATTTGTTGTTTTACCTGCTCAGGCGTTCCCGCAATCATCCGAGCTCTGTTAAACTGAATCCGTGACAGTTCAGCCTGTGTATACTGAATATTCTTTACCTCATCATAGGTACTTAATCCGGATCGTATACCTTTCTCTATACTCAGAAAACGCCAATCCATAACAGCCTGTAATTCTCTAGCCTTTTTTTCGGTATCAGCACAGAGCACAAATATTCCTACAGTGGCGTATGGTTGTGCAAACTGATCTGAGGGACGAAAACTTTCCCGATAAGCCTTTACTGCCTGAGGTCCACCAACTGGATTAATAAACTGTGCAAAAGACAATGCCATACCAAAATGTGCAGCAACCAATCCACTATGTCCACTGGAAGTAAGCATCCACAAATGGGGTACAGTATCTGCGATAGGAATAGCCCTGATATGTGCCTGTACAGAAGCCGGATCTGAAGAATCAGTGAGAAAACCCTGTAAATCTACAATCTGTTGGATAAAATCCTGTTCGCTAAATGTATTAGAAGGGTTAAGTAAACTGGATGTAATACGATCTCCACCAGGAGCTCTACCCAATCCCAGGTCGATACGTCCGGGAAACAATGTTTCCAGCATCCGAAAGTTTTCGGCTACTTTTAGTGAACTGTGATTAGGAAGCATAATACCTCCAGATCCTAAACGTATGTGTTTTGTCTCTCCTGCCAGATGAGCAATCAATACTTCTGGTGCAGATCCTGCCAAACTGGTAATATTATGATGCTCAGACACCCAATAGCGGGTATATCCTAACCTATCAGCCAGACGAGCTAGTTCTATAGTTTCTTTGATAGCCTGCGATGCAGTGCCACCAGCTCTGACAGGTGACTGATCCAGTACACTTAGTTTAATCTTTTGTCCCATGTCTCCTCAACACTTCATACGTTAAAATAGTTGAGTCTTTTACTTTCCTCTCACCATATGTATTTCAGATTCATTTTTAGGTACAGCCAGATGTAGCTATATTTGGATACATCCCTTTTAAACAACCATTATGAAATCCAAAATTATTTTATTGTCTCTTTTCCTTAGTCTCTGTTTACCTATTTGCCTATTGGCTCAAACTAGCAAGCCAAAGAATGACCCTATTTTACAAAAGAAATTATCCGATGCAGTAAAGGACTTCAAAGGAACAGTAGGAATATATGTTCGAAATCTGAAAACTGGTCAGACAGCCTATCTGAATGCAGATAGCATTTTTCCTACAGCCAGCATGATCAAAGTGCCGATTACCATTGGCATCATGGATAAAATCGAAAAAGGAGAACTTCACTACCATGACAAACTTGTATACAAAGATTCGCTACTATATGCAGGAGAAGATATTCTGGGGTCGTTTAAAGACAGTTCTGTTATTACCTTAAGCAAAGTAATGATGCTGATGATTACGACTAGTGACAATACAGCCAGTCTATGGTGTCAGTCCTTGGCAGGAACAGGAACTGCTATCAATAAAATACTTGAAGACTACGGATTTCGACATACCCGCGTAAACTCCCGAACACCAGGCAGAGAGAATGCACGAAAAGTTTATGGCTGGGGGCAAACAACACCAAGAGAAATGGCTGATTTGCTTGTTAATATTCGGGAAGGCAAACTCATTAGTCCGGCAGCTAGTGAACGCATCTACCGCAATCTGACTCGAATTTACTGGGACGAAGAAGCACTTTCCGAAATTCCTCCTTATATACAGGTAGCCTCAAAACAAGGGGCTGTCAATGAATCCCGCTCAGAAGTTGTCTTGGTCAATGGCCCTTCCGGTGATTATGTCTTTTGTATAATCACAAAAAAT is a window from the Xanthocytophaga agilis genome containing:
- the map gene encoding type I methionyl aminopeptidase, producing the protein MSISNESELAGMQKISEVVGITLRKMREYARPGMSTKELDEYGGSLLSHYNARSAPNLAYGFPGWTCISVNNEVAHGIPSEKTILQEGDLVNIDVSAELNGYWSDNGGSFVLGQDIHNHTNLVEASRKILYKAIQHIRGGVKIADIGNLIEKEAHMSGYKVIRNLAGHGIGRSLHEEPSDIVCYYDRFNKTRFKKNSVVAIETFISTKASHAYDKGDGWTLVTKDKSFVAQHEHTILITDGKPIILTEANHIWN
- a CDS encoding LLM class flavin-dependent oxidoreductase gives rise to the protein MGQKIKLSVLDQSPVRAGGTASQAIKETIELARLADRLGYTRYWVSEHHNITSLAGSAPEVLIAHLAGETKHIRLGSGGIMLPNHSSLKVAENFRMLETLFPGRIDLGLGRAPGGDRITSSLLNPSNTFSEQDFIQQIVDLQGFLTDSSDPASVQAHIRAIPIADTVPHLWMLTSSGHSGLVAAHFGMALSFAQFINPVGGPQAVKAYRESFRPSDQFAQPYATVGIFVLCADTEKKARELQAVMDWRFLSIEKGIRSGLSTYDEVKNIQYTQAELSRIQFNRARMIAGTPEQVKQQIEQLAMDYEVDEIVAATITYDFADRIRSYELLAEAFELTPYVEKAECFSS
- a CDS encoding serine hydrolase, with translation MKSKIILLSLFLSLCLPICLLAQTSKPKNDPILQKKLSDAVKDFKGTVGIYVRNLKTGQTAYLNADSIFPTASMIKVPITIGIMDKIEKGELHYHDKLVYKDSLLYAGEDILGSFKDSSVITLSKVMMLMITTSDNTASLWCQSLAGTGTAINKILEDYGFRHTRVNSRTPGRENARKVYGWGQTTPREMADLLVNIREGKLISPAASERIYRNLTRIYWDEEALSEIPPYIQVASKQGAVNESRSEVVLVNGPSGDYVFCIITKNLQDTSWKYTNAGYVLIRNISRLLWNYFEPTSDWKPASGLEKYYAD